The Ananas comosus cultivar F153 linkage group 4, ASM154086v1, whole genome shotgun sequence region CTAATATTTGATTCGAGACCGAAGAGAAAAGGTCTATAAAGAGAAGTGTAATTTGTCGGGCTCAAACCATGCACTGACCCATGATGACAAATTATCATATGCTTTTACCACTATGGCTACTAATTAATGATTGGCTCTAATGGATAATAATTGTTAGGGGATGTTGATATGCCGCATATATATCCGATTATACAGTACAACCTAACTACTACTGTTAACAGTGTTACTACGAATTTTGGAGGATGGCATTTACTATGCATGAGGAATTCAATTaatactttctttctttcttttgtgtCACGCATCATTGCATATAtatgttgaatatataaatattaaaacttattttttggTAACTCAAGCATTTACATATTAGAAGCAAAAGTTTTGAACTCGAGTTTTGTCAGATTCTTAACTTTATTTAGTTTTCTCCCATTTCATTCAAATTTACGTCATCAACTTAACATAAAGCCTTTAGTCCATGCTTGAGGAGCGTGTTGAGCCTATTTGAAAAAATCTCGGATCCAAATGCATAGCgcaatgttaaatataaatattataaatactcTTCTCTGGCAACAATAATAGGAATAACTAATCCAAGTAAAAAATGATCGTCTATTATTATACCACCTATACGTGGCCACACAAGATACttaatcttttatatatatcaacaaaaacatacatacatattaaAAGCCATTTAATATATATCAAGGAGAATGATACAGGATTGGAAAAAGTAACACAGGATACAGCACTTTTCTCCGCTTATTTTATAACCATAACCATTCATACATTATAACATTAGAACCAGAGACCCATCACtatagcaaatatatatatatatatgtctcccCATAGTTTAGCTCGCATaaacatatttatttatagcaaatatatatatatgtctcccCATAGTTTAGCTCGCATGAACATATTTATTTATGCGCCCTTATTTGCATCCGCAGCAACTGCAGTTGCAGTTGGGGCCGCACGTGCTGCTGCACCCTCCTTTGTCACACTCCCCACTCGCCACCTCAAACGATTCAAATTTCCtgcaaattaaattcaaaaaaaatctcATGCATTTGATTTGGTACATAATAATTGTTATCGAAAATATACATCCAAAAAAAGATAAGTtaagaaatattattaaaaCTCTCGGTCACATATATGATGAATATCAGATAAATCATATTACGTGTATCGACAGAAAAGATAACAGATTAATTCGATAATAAGATTCAGTACCCCTTCTGGGGAGCAGCAACGAAGATCATGGtttgggtggtgaccatcccctCTCCACTCAAATGAGGGTACATTTTGCACCTGCATCCACACAAGATCAAAAAGGATAACAAATTTcaagttataattaattaattaagcgtAAATGCAAATCTGTTCGTATAAGAATAAATATTTGCAAACAGACCCTCCGCATCCGCTGCCACAATTGCAACCAGAGCCACAACCACAGTTCCCTCCGCAGCAGGACATTTTCTCTTAAGAGCTTTTGCTTCAGAATTAAATATGAAAACTATTACAAAGGATTTGGATCTCTTAAACTTAAAGCTTGTGTGGATATTGAGACCAAGCCAACCTATTTATAGAggaataggagagagagagagagaattgtgaACCGTACACGTGTCAGAATCTGTCCctttagaaactaaaattataaatgccCTCAATAAATGATGTTCAAAGGTATTTATATATCTCTTTGTTTGagtccaaaattttttaacatgGCATCGAAATTTAGTTCACATAGTTTAATTTGTTATCTCATGCACCTTGAAGGTGAGTTTGCTCTCGTGCTATGCGTGCGCATGTTTTGAGTTGATTCGAAGGTTTTTAATTAACATCAATAATAATTTGAtctcaaatatttaaaaagactAATTGCTTGTTATATTAGTggcatatattttctatttagaCTATGTTTGATATtgcaaaaaatttatgtttggtGCGGtgaaaagatataataaaaaaattattaaatttttatgtcgTCCGatcagaaacagaaaaaaatagttCTCTATATGCTTTAGTACCGATTCTGTTTTGTCAACTAGTAATAGATGAGTTTCAATATCAAACGGGTCCTTAGGCAAATATATCACATCTTGATTTCGAGTTTCTCGTAATAAGTTTTGTCGTGACCTGAATTTTCACCTAAATTTGATTAGGCATTAGAGTATGAATTGAGCACTCTAAAACCACACCAAAAGAAAGATTGAAATATAAGAAACCAACTTTTCAAAGCAATAGCATCATAATAAAGGATCGCTCAAATCACACTTTTTttagatgcttttttttttttttcttttgcagctCATCTTTATCAAAGAATGGATATGAGGAGTTAAGGGACcaccactttttttttaaaaaaaaaaaaactatagggtagGGTTTCCATAGAAGGAAAAAGGATCATGATAGGGGAGATCACACAACACCCCACCTCATGAAAAATTGTTTACTGCACGAAATTTACCCGGTGCAAGTAATAAATTCTCTTAAGACTTATTTGGTTTacgatatttaaattttttaattttttaaaattattatcatcaaaattatttttttttttttgagaaagtatTATCCTCAAAATTATTACACCAGAGGAAAACTGAAAAGTTCCCTTTTTGGGTAGTCAAAAAATAGACTTGTGAAAGAGGGCCTAAATTGTGCTAGGCCCAATAGGACAAAGCGGGCCTAACAACGGCCCATGATTAAATGGGCCCGATAACAAATTTCCGAGCCCATGTAATATTGACACGTGGACTCGTGGGCCCACATTTCAATCAACGGCCCGCGCGCACGATCAACAGCATCTGACGGTGGAGGTTCCTTCAACATCGATGGAGTTTGGTGGGGCCCAACTCACGGCCTACCTATTTAGAACCCGGCCCAACAATACAACATGGATTCGGCCCGGGCCAATGCGTAatatgcgatttttttttttttttttttaattctctccTCCTAGTTGTTTTCACTGGTATCTCTCCGACAAGGGATCGTTCAAAGGAAGGAGCAGTGAATGAACCCTAATTTACGTTTTACGGATTCGTCCTCTCCCCCCCTTTCGTCTGATGCTCGTCGAGCCCTAACGATCTGATCGGCGATCCCCTTCTCCAGGTTCGAACCCTAATCCAATCCGATTGTACGATTTCATAGGGTTTCTCTTTGATCCCAACGAGCTCAATCGCTCATCTATGCAAATTTTTGTCCATTTCTGTGTGCAATCATTGTGATTGTTGGCGCTTTTGTTTGCTGCAGCAGATATCGACCTCGTCGTTTAGATTTTTTAGCTCACGAGGGTTTTTGCGGTGTAATTGTTGGTGAAATAGCCGATGCATGATTTTGTAGATGCCTAAAAGATGATGAGCTTAGCTAGGGTTCGTTACAAGGATTGACAACACAAAACCCTAATTGTTTTTCCTGATTAGTGTTTACGAGTATCGAATTTAGCACTGGGAAGATGCTCCTCGGCACATCCGTTCAGGTTTTTGCATCTAAACCCTTGTTAGTACCAACACCGTTGACCTCCCCGGCAAGCCAATTTCAGAACTTTGGCCCTCATCTTCCCCCAAAACCCTCGAAGAGGAAACTTATTACTCCGATAAAGGCAAGTTCTTCTGGTTCTAGCCATAACCCATCACCTTCCCGAAAAGGAAACAACCCGCTTACACTCATTCTCGATGTGCCGAAGGCTTTGTGGCGGCAGACCTTACAGCCGCTAAGTGATTTTGGGTTTGGTCGGCAGAGCATATGGGAAGGAGGGGTTGGGCTTTTTATGGTGTCGGGGGCGGCTCTTCTTGCTCTCACTATAGCATGGCTAAGAGGATTTCAGCTGAGATCGAGGTTCAGGAAATATCAGACGGTTTTTGAGTTCTCCCAGGCTTGTGGGATTTGTGTGGGAACGCCTGTTAGGATTCGCGGTGTGACGGTGGGAAGTGTGGTTCAGGTTGACTCGTCGCTAAAGAGTGTTGATGCAATTGTTGAGGTGAGCGTTTGTACTTTAGATTCTatggaaaataatttattaatctaAGTGCATTTTTTATGACTATTCTGGATATATTATTAACATATGATTTTGCTGTCGAGAAGTTGTTTTAGCGTAGTTATTCTGCATTTTCCCAGGACTTGAATGTGTTCAATGTTATGTTGCAGAAGTGTACATTTCACCTTATATCCCCATTATTTTACATATAGTGGCTACATTTAACCTTTATTTTTCCTGCTCAACATATTCAACATTGAGCAGGTGGTGAggtagcttctttttttttttggttttttgattTCAGGTATTCATTGATATGCATCAATTTCGAGAAAAACATTTGTAGTCATTATTGGTGCCTAGGACTTGAATGTTTTCACTAGTACATTGCATAAGTCTGAAGTTAACCTTGCATGTCCATGTTTCTTATTGCTTTATGGGAGCAGTAATTCACAAAGAGCGACTGTTATTTGTTGAATGAAGATGTAAACTTTTgaatgttatttaatttttgttctgCAACTTCTGCAGATGCGTTCCTAGTAATGCTAAACATGTAATTTAAGCAGCggtttatttcctttttttcttttgtgttgcTTTCGAAGCTGTTCAGAAGCTTTACCGTTACCAAAGTGGATGTAACTTGTAAGGAATGCAAAGCTTGCCATATGTTGTGTACAAATATTATGATATTGAAGAAGTTGATATGCTTTAATTTTCCATATTGAGGATGAATAAGGAATCATGAATTCatgattattagaatttttagatgCATAAATTTAAACCGTCAACATTTGTCACTTTTTGGTTTTTTAGTTAGGATAAGATGGAGCTAGTGTCCCAATTGATACTTTATTTGGCAGGTTGAGGATGATAAATTCATTGTACCTCGAAATTCGTTGATTGAGGTGAATCAATCGGGCCTTCTGATGGAGACTAAAATTGATATTACTTCAAGAGATCCGCTTCCCACGCCTTCTGTTGGCCCGCTTGACCCAGCTTGTGTTAAAGAAGGTCTTATCGTCTGCGACAAGGAAAGAATGAAAGGACAGCAAGGGGTTAGCTTGGATGAATTAGTTGGAATATTCACCCGTCTTGGACGAGATATGGAGGAAATTGGTGTTACCAGAAGTTATAGATTGGCTGAGAAAGTTGCTTCCATGATGGAGGAAGCGCAGCCTCTCATCGCAAAGGTGCGGAGAGTTCTCCAGTTTCTTGGTTCATCatatttttgctttattttaaACAATTCATGCAAACACTATCTGAACTATACTTCATTTTGAAATGGCTATATTTAAACTTACAAGGTATCGATTTCAACCTAGCTTCTTcttttattagtattattatttttgtatttttctttttcaaatttgtacCTCTCTGTATTGCTTTCGCTTCCTCTCTGAGAATTAAAGTACATTCAGTTCTCCTTTACTGGACTCGAAATTTTTGTGCATCTAAACTCCAATATTAGAGCCCAAAGAACATCTGTTTCCTCTTAATGTCTTCTTTACTTCGTCTGTTACTTTAATTTTGCTTAGTACGTCTTTTGAATTCACTCTAAATCTTTGCAGttcctgaattttttttttttttaaagattaaatcATGTTGAGCTATATAACATGTGTTTGATACACATGCTTACATGCATAGTAGTTTGCTTTAGTGATGTAACAGATTGAAGCCTTAGCTGAAGATATTCAACCTTTGCTTGCTGAGGTTCGCGATAGTGCTCTTCTAAAGGATGTGGAGAGCTTAACCAAAACTCTAGCCGAAACAACCAATGATTTGAGGTCAGTATTATATCTATGATATATTCATTATGTGTATAACATTTGAAAAATATGGAAGGAAACTTCTTTGCTTGAAATGTTTTCTATATGTGTTATCGTACAGAAAGGTGCAATCTTCCATTCTTACCCCCGAGAATTCTGATCTGGTTAGGCAGTCTATTTTCGCCCTTATATTCACACTGAAAAACATCGAGGTTAgctgttttactttttttttttccaacgtcaaaatagaagcaaaattttatcaaattcttaCCGAGTTCATAATAATCATAGAGTATCACCTCCGATGTATCTGGTTTCACGGGTGATGAGGCTACAAGGCGGAACTTGAAGCTGCTTATTAAGTCTCTCAGCAGACTTCTGTAGTCATTGCAGGTTAGTCAATCTATGAAGCAGTGAACGATTTTGTGAAGTGATACCtcagatatattttttattttcaattgaaGATAAGGGTAATTATTTTCAGATTGTTTCTTCGTTAAATTTTGTACTTAAATGTGTTCTTTCATATTGTTTTCTTTAGAAGATTTCCATGCATCTAAGCCCCATGAAATCAAGCGCTGTGTTGCTTATGCTGTTTAAGCTTTTGCCGAGAGAATTCGGTATAATAAGTTTCATACAGATTTTGCTTTGGGATGCTCTGATCGAGAGCGCCGTGGACCGATGAatcattttgtttgtttttaaagTCAATCTTTTGTTGCGAAGAAATATTTAGCTGTAAATTTAAAGCATTTTTGTGGGGTTGGGGCATCCTAACtgtttgattttggttttgtttggcTCATCAGAGGACGTTTGATCGATCTGTTTGTGATGGATATCAATCATTCTGTGCGTGTTCGTGAAGTAAAAGTGTGATAATGTATTGTATGTCAGAGTTTTAGGGCCCATTTTGTGGGGTCCATTTCGTCGCATTCGGCCCGATTTTTTTAGAGTCGGGCCCGAAAGGTATCTTTCGGGTCCAGTACGACTCGACTGGGCCTCTGGACCAAATGTAACACTGCGCACGTGACCGGCACGTGCTTCGTTAATAACTCGGCTAGATAATATTTTTCCTTGTTCAATAATAAATCGactattggaaaaaaaaaaaaaaaattggattgttGAATTCTCTTTTCTATGAAAATGTTTCTTATTACGGTCTATTTGGTTGACGGTATTTTTTAAAAGGCCTAGAGATGGGGCGGCTGATTgcgaaattttatatttcttttatcaCAGAAATTTAACATagcatgaattaaaattttttgcgtATACAATCCGTTAAATCTTGAGATTTGAAAATTCACTTCTTTCCTCGATAAATAAAGTTAtgaatactttaaaatttataaataattaaatatgttatatttgCATACTCATGCTTACTATATCACTAATTTTGTGTAAAAGGATTTTATTATTCTAGTCTctataaagaaaaagatgtaGTAGTAATTCTACTGTGAAATTTAAGTTTCGTGAGCCAAGCATGTCCTGACATATTGAGCAATCCAAACTAGTTTGATTTACTTCCTTTGtgcaaacaaaattaactacTTAAATAACGATCTACAATCTTTggctataatttaaattctaaaactctttattttttggaaGCTATTCAACGTAAAATCACCCATTCTAAGTTTACTTTAGAGccagaattattatttttttacatataaataaataacaagttgattttataaaatttcaatgtTTCATTTCATCTTTAAACAACCATAAATTTGGACCTTTGAACATAAAAAATGACATGAAAATTTGGTCGAAAAAAAAATCGTATTTCCTATCAATTAACAATTTAGGCCGGGGAAAAAGCCCATATACACAGTCCAGTAGTCAATAGATTCGGGCCCAAATCGATAGGATCGAGCGTTGGTCCTGTATTGGGCCGGGCCATATTTTTATAGGTAGTTCAAAGCAGGCCTATATTGCCACGGGAGTCCGCTCACCGCCAAGTGAGCTCACCCCCTATTCAATTTCATCTCTTTTgatgcaaaataatttttttggcgGAGTTTTAATAAAAACACTACGAGGTTACGCTTACCGTGCGGTGACCGTATCGCCGAGTGGTCTACAGTTCCGTTTGAGTTCGACTCACCGCGCCTCGGCTCGAGTGAGCTGAGACCCAAAATaaccattttaattttaaaattttttaagccatgtttattttaacttttttaacaaAGTTTCCTAATAGTATGCTACTTTAAATCAGCCATgtatcttataattttgttaatttcaaTTAGCATTTGAATGAAATTTACGAGTCGGTcattcttaaaatatttttattcaaaattcaaaatttttttaatattttttataataaaatattttcttattgcAGCGCAAATTTTCTTCCTCATCACATCACATGATGTAAACAATTAAATTGTAGATTTTACTAGTGCTACCGAACGGTTGACAAACTTCttcattttaataatttttaacataatttaaGGAATAATATGAAAGGACAAATAATCTTCATTAAAAGCCTCACCATCTTGCAAGGCATCATCACACGAAAGAGATTAACATTAATTAGTAAAACaagtaattttattataaaatttaagtttcgtGCGCTATATGATATTGAGCAATCCAAACTTTCTTTCtgcaaacaaaattaactatttaaattacGATCTACGATCTTTcgttacaatttaaaaatttgtaattctTACTTTTTGAAAGCTATTCGATGTAACAATCCGTTCTAACTTTACTTTTGAGCtcgaattcttttttttttttttataaataatgagttgattttattttcaatttgtttcatATCATCTTTGAGCAATGGTAAATATAGACCCTTTATTATGAAAAATGAGACGAAAATTTGCGTAAAAATatcgtaaatttttttttttttaactcctaTCAATTAGGATTTGGGCCGGAGAAAAGCCCACGCACGGTCCAGTAGTTAATAGATTTAGCCCAAATCGGTTAGTATCGAGTTTTTGTCGCATATTGGGCCGGGATATATTTGTCATGAGTCCAGTCACCGCCCAGTGAGCTTACTGCCCCTGCAGTTTCGTCTCTTTctctgtaaaataattttttggtggAGTTTTCGTCAGAAAACCCCGAGGTTAAAATTACCGCGCGGTGAGCGTATCGCTGTTGGCAGTTCGAGGAGCCGGAATTCAAAATaaccattttaattttaattttaattttaattttttacccaaaataatcattttgactttagaatttttttagtcatttatattttattttattttttttaacaaaattttcaagttGTATGTGACTTTAAATCAACCATTTATCTAATacttttgttaatatatatatatatagtaaggttattgtactcttatgaatatataactatttatactcataaattgcTGTTGTACTTTTATGAATATAGacctctttatactcataaattttcaaccgttggatgaaaaaatatgtggctaggatgatagtgatcctctaaggttgaatgggtggttagttgaatagtataatctaacggatggaaataatcaaagaagtagatctaacggctaaaaatttatgaatacaaaaaAATCTAACTCATATgaatataatagccggactatatatatatatatagtcccatcattttgaggctactcgttcactagacaaacgaaatcaaaaaattatgaaaattagtttctagatagttccaatagcgtagatcaagttaacgaaaccgatcgccgaatcggatgtcccatcatcgaaaacaacttacaagcacggggcctcccatactttcgaaagcataggagcctaactctatatatatatatatatagtgggctggtatgcttatggaagcacggagccatccgtacttccaagttgttttcgatgttcggactttcgaatcgacgatcggctccgttagagttgatctagagtatttgaagtatctagaaaataaattttgtgatttttcgatatcatttgcctagtgatcgaaggggcacaaaatcaataattttaagggccgtggtgagccgggttgtaagtttaacggtgcagaaatatccaaatcatatgaaattttgatagaaaattctttataccatataaaacaagatcaataattttgatctaaaattttaatgtcatatcatcatattttgtaagatttttattttcagccgttgattttgagccacttcgatcactaggcaaatgatatcgaaaaattacaaaatttattttctaaatacttcaaatactcaagatcaagtctaacggagccgatcgtcgattcgaaagtccgaacatcgaaaacaacttggaagcacggagggctccgtgcttccataagcataccagcccactctatatatatatatatatatatatatatatatatatatatatatatatatatatatatatatatatatataacatcgagtgcttagtactattaatagtataatagcctaatTCTCAAAATAGttttattcaaaattcataaCTCTCGAAtgttttttcactttaaaatattttttatggcAGCGTAATTGTGCTTCCTCATCCCATGAAGTTAAACAATCTACAAAAAAGAAGGGCTAATCAACTATCCTAAAAGTACGTTCCGATAGGAATGACGTATCCATCGTACTTAAGTGGTCAATCACAATGCTCACGAATTTCGACCTGGCTAAACTCATCTGGACGTTAGATCTATTGTTTGATCTCTCGCCGTTATGTTTCTTGTAGACTGTAGccccactcaacttattaaaTCCATCCAGCTCAACTTATTAGCCTCCTGGGTCTATTGTCACGAGATTAAACTTATTTtagcccaataataaatagccaacaagaTTAAAGCATGGTATGTTTCCATTTAGATCGCCACCCCACCACCTCTTCTAAACATTCAATTGTACAGATTCAAAATAGAAACACCATAGTTTTTTGTTATACCATAGTTTTTCTTTGTACCATAGAAACACCATAGTTTTCTATCAACTgaaaatatgttttaaaaaaaattgattttactTAATCGTtgttaaatctaaaaaaaattatttggttgatgaaaataacttaattaacaaattttttttaaaaaaatcaaagttgATAGGTAtcaatcccaaaaaaaaaaaaaaaacccactaGTTGAGGGGTCCTATTCCAACATGGCGAGGGTCCCTATTCATCTCCAACTGCTTGAAAAAAGATGAAGTCTTTGTACTAGTAGGTTCCATCTTAATTGTTTATTGGTA contains the following coding sequences:
- the LOC109709395 gene encoding protein TRIGALACTOSYLDIACYLGLYCEROL 2, chloroplastic-like: MLLGTSVQVFASKPLLVPTPLTSPASQFQNFGPHLPPKPSKRKLITPIKASSSGSSHNPSPSRKGNNPLTLILDVPKALWRQTLQPLSDFGFGRQSIWEGGVGLFMVSGAALLALTIAWLRGFQLRSRFRKYQTVFEFSQACGICVGTPVRIRGVTVGSVVQVDSSLKSVDAIVEVEDDKFIVPRNSLIEVNQSGLLMETKIDITSRDPLPTPSVGPLDPACVKEGLIVCDKERMKGQQGVSLDELVGIFTRLGRDMEEIGVTRSYRLAEKVASMMEEAQPLIAKIEALAEDIQPLLAEVRDSALLKDVESLTKTLAETTNDLRKVQSSILTPENSDLVRQSIFALIFTLKNIESITSDVSGFTGDEATRRNLKLLIKSLSRLL
- the LOC109709396 gene encoding metallothionein-like protein type 2 — encoded protein: MSCCGGNCGCGSGCNCGSGCGGCKMYPHLSGEGMVTTQTMIFVAAPQKGKFESFEVASGECDKGGCSSTCGPNCNCSCCGCK